From a single Agrobacterium tumefaciens genomic region:
- a CDS encoding porin has product MNIKSLLIGSAAALAAVSGAQAADAIVAAEPEPLEYVRVCDAFGTGFFYIPGTETCLKFQGYVRFQTDFGRDKSGRSDWDSFTRAQFEVDTRTDTELGALRGFIGFRGNADSGSAFGNGTTDKGSSVFVDQAFIELGGLKVGKFYSWWDDGLSGETDELSSNALFNSIRYTYDAGSFWAGVSVDELEGISVANTLGGTLNETDNNVGVALGVGAKLGAASLQLIGGYDTDRENGSVRLIATADVGPGTLGLAGVWASGANAYYNVSEWAVAAEYAIKATDKLTITPGFQYYGNYGLVSWDDFSNDDGWTAGLTLDYKITQGLSTKIAVNYVDIDNRDDQVKGFVRLQRSF; this is encoded by the coding sequence ATGAACATCAAGAGCCTTCTGATCGGCTCCGCTGCGGCTCTCGCAGCAGTATCCGGCGCACAGGCCGCTGACGCTATCGTCGCTGCTGAGCCCGAGCCCCTGGAATACGTTCGCGTTTGCGACGCTTTCGGCACCGGCTTCTTCTACATCCCCGGCACCGAAACCTGCCTGAAGTTCCAGGGCTACGTTCGTTTCCAGACCGACTTCGGTCGCGACAAGTCCGGTCGGTCTGACTGGGATTCGTTCACGCGCGCCCAGTTCGAAGTTGACACCCGCACCGACACCGAACTCGGCGCTCTGCGTGGCTTCATCGGCTTCCGCGGCAACGCTGACAGCGGCAGCGCTTTCGGCAATGGCACGACCGACAAAGGTTCTTCGGTTTTCGTTGATCAGGCCTTCATCGAACTCGGCGGCCTGAAGGTCGGTAAGTTCTACAGCTGGTGGGACGATGGTCTCTCTGGTGAAACGGACGAGCTGTCTTCCAACGCTCTGTTCAACTCCATTCGTTACACCTACGACGCTGGTTCCTTCTGGGCAGGCGTTTCGGTTGACGAACTTGAAGGCATTAGCGTCGCAAACACCCTTGGTGGCACGCTTAACGAAACCGACAACAATGTTGGTGTTGCTCTCGGCGTTGGCGCCAAGCTCGGCGCAGCTTCGCTGCAGCTCATCGGCGGCTACGACACCGATCGCGAAAACGGCTCTGTACGCCTGATCGCAACGGCTGACGTTGGTCCGGGTACGCTCGGTCTGGCCGGTGTTTGGGCTTCTGGCGCAAACGCTTACTACAACGTCTCCGAGTGGGCTGTTGCTGCTGAATACGCAATCAAGGCAACCGACAAGCTGACGATCACCCCCGGCTTCCAGTACTACGGCAACTACGGCCTGGTTTCCTGGGACGACTTCTCGAACGACGACGGCTGGACAGCTGGTCTGACGCTCGACTACAAAATCACCCAGGGCCTCTCCACGAAGATCGCTGTTAACTACGTTGACATCGACAACCGTGACGACCAGGTTAAGGGTTTCGTTCGCCTTCAGCGTTCGTTCTAA
- a CDS encoding porin, whose product MNIKSLLIGSAAALAAVSGAQAADAIVAAEPEPLEYVRVCDAFGTGFFYIPGTETCLKFGGYIRFQTDFGRDKSQTSDWDSFTRAQFEVDTRTDTELGALRGFIGFRGNADSGSAFGNGSNDKGSGVFVDQAFIELGGLKVGKFYSWWDDDLNGETDILSTNTLFNSIKYTYDAGSFQAAISVDELEGQYGQFQYGEDNNVGLGGMIGAKFGAVTANLIASYDFDAENVAIRGMLFADIGPGTFGLAGIWASGDNAYYAKSEWAVAVEYAIKATDRLTLTPGFEYLGKLDVNSADGDFVGDRDAWTAGLTVDYKITEGLATKITANYYDEDGRDDEVTGFVRLQRTF is encoded by the coding sequence ATGAACATCAAGAGCCTTCTGATCGGCTCCGCTGCAGCTCTCGCAGCAGTATCCGGCGCACAGGCCGCTGACGCTATCGTCGCTGCCGAGCCCGAGCCCCTGGAATACGTTCGCGTCTGCGACGCTTTCGGCACCGGCTTCTTCTACATCCCCGGCACCGAAACCTGCCTGAAGTTCGGCGGTTACATCCGTTTCCAGACTGACTTCGGCCGTGACAAGTCTCAGACGTCTGACTGGGATTCGTTCACGCGCGCTCAGTTCGAAGTTGACACCCGCACCGACACCGAACTCGGCGCTCTGCGTGGCTTCATCGGCTTCCGCGGCAACGCTGACAGCGGCAGCGCATTCGGCAATGGCAGCAATGACAAGGGTTCTGGCGTCTTCGTTGACCAGGCCTTCATCGAGCTCGGCGGCCTGAAGGTCGGTAAGTTCTACAGCTGGTGGGATGACGATCTGAATGGCGAAACCGACATTCTGTCGACCAACACCCTGTTCAACTCGATCAAGTACACCTACGACGCAGGTTCTTTCCAGGCTGCGATTTCGGTTGACGAACTCGAAGGCCAGTACGGTCAGTTCCAGTACGGCGAAGACAACAACGTCGGTCTCGGCGGCATGATCGGCGCCAAGTTCGGTGCTGTTACGGCTAACCTGATCGCCAGCTACGACTTCGACGCAGAAAATGTTGCGATCCGCGGCATGCTGTTTGCAGATATCGGTCCGGGCACCTTCGGTCTTGCTGGTATCTGGGCTTCTGGTGACAACGCTTACTATGCGAAGTCTGAATGGGCCGTTGCCGTTGAATACGCGATCAAGGCTACCGACCGCCTGACGCTTACCCCCGGCTTCGAATACCTCGGCAAGCTTGACGTCAACTCTGCTGACGGCGACTTCGTTGGCGACCGTGACGCCTGGACTGCTGGTCTGACGGTTGACTACAAGATCACCGAAGGTCTTGCTACGAAGATCACCGCGAACTACTACGATGAAGATGGCCGTGACGACGAAGTCACCGGTTTCGTCCGCCTTCAGCGCACGTTCTAA
- a CDS encoding lytic transglycosylase domain-containing protein: protein MKKTVWGLMAAGLAATVWNALAGPLPEGAVPLPYVKPNAPTVPAFMPASPEITGAIPRLNRPDDASQLKAGLDALSSRDATRAIALRNAMPTGSLDRHILSWAIAVSGQKDVPSSEIAAAQRELAGWPGAATLRANSEKALYREDPPVPQVLAAFGSSRPETAEGTVVLAKALASSGKVVDSQRLIRQLWVSEGMDKDMEDRVLAEFPAYLTPADHKARMDYLMYRSRIGQAKRFGDLGKAQSLYNAWAAVLQRSATAGALLGKVDANWRGDPAFLFARIENLRNQQKYPEAAALLRQAPKEASKLVNPGEWWNERRIIARGLADLGDFAEAYRIVANHSATSAVDIADAEFHAGWYALRALRDPAAASRHFDTLLQTSNRPLSASRAYYWLGRAAEVGGPGNARDFFTKAAAHPGTFYGQLAAARIGTTTLNVTYPSPSNGDRERFAGREAVRAIDRLEAAGYAWRADSLYRSLADQLDSPGELAILAARAEGNGNHQVSLQIGKTAFSRGIDAAALAYPLGVIPASANIAGSGKALAYAIARQESAFNPAAVSAANARGLLQLLPGTAKGVAGRHGLPYTQAMLTSDAGYNATLGAHYLGEQIDSFGGSYILTFIAYNAGPKRVPEWIARYGDPRGKPIDEVVDWIERIPFPETRNYVQRVMENYQVYKTRLGQQADIVDDLRHGRAG from the coding sequence ATGAAAAAAACAGTTTGGGGATTGATGGCGGCGGGCCTCGCCGCAACCGTTTGGAACGCGCTGGCCGGGCCGCTGCCGGAAGGTGCGGTGCCGCTTCCCTATGTGAAGCCGAATGCGCCGACCGTTCCCGCCTTCATGCCCGCCTCGCCCGAGATCACCGGCGCCATACCGCGCCTCAACCGCCCCGATGATGCAAGCCAGCTGAAGGCCGGCCTCGACGCGCTTTCCAGCCGCGATGCGACGCGGGCGATTGCATTGCGCAACGCCATGCCGACCGGCAGCCTGGACCGACATATTCTCAGCTGGGCAATTGCCGTTTCCGGCCAGAAGGATGTGCCTTCGTCCGAAATTGCCGCCGCCCAGCGCGAGCTTGCCGGCTGGCCGGGTGCCGCCACCCTGCGGGCCAATTCTGAAAAAGCGCTTTATCGCGAAGATCCGCCAGTACCGCAGGTGCTTGCCGCCTTCGGCAGCAGCCGGCCGGAAACCGCCGAGGGCACCGTAGTGCTCGCCAAGGCACTCGCCTCCTCCGGCAAGGTCGTGGACTCCCAGCGCCTCATTCGCCAGCTCTGGGTCAGCGAAGGCATGGATAAGGACATGGAAGACCGGGTGCTTGCCGAGTTTCCCGCCTATCTGACGCCCGCCGATCACAAGGCGCGCATGGATTACCTGATGTATCGCAGCCGCATCGGCCAGGCGAAGCGTTTCGGCGATCTGGGCAAGGCGCAGTCGCTTTATAATGCCTGGGCCGCCGTTCTGCAGCGATCCGCCACCGCGGGTGCCCTGCTGGGCAAGGTTGACGCCAATTGGCGCGGCGATCCCGCTTTCCTCTTCGCGCGCATAGAAAACCTGCGCAACCAGCAAAAATATCCTGAAGCGGCCGCCCTTCTGCGCCAGGCCCCGAAAGAGGCATCCAAACTCGTCAATCCCGGCGAGTGGTGGAATGAGCGGCGTATCATCGCGCGTGGCCTTGCCGATCTCGGCGATTTTGCCGAAGCCTATCGCATCGTCGCCAATCATTCCGCCACCTCGGCCGTGGACATCGCCGATGCGGAGTTCCATGCCGGCTGGTATGCGCTGAGAGCGCTGCGCGATCCGGCGGCGGCTTCACGTCACTTCGACACGTTGTTGCAGACCTCGAACCGGCCGCTTTCCGCCTCGCGCGCCTATTATTGGCTCGGGCGGGCGGCGGAAGTGGGCGGACCGGGCAATGCCCGTGACTTCTTCACCAAGGCTGCCGCCCACCCCGGCACGTTTTATGGCCAGCTGGCCGCCGCACGAATCGGCACCACGACGCTGAACGTTACGTATCCCAGCCCAAGCAACGGTGACCGTGAACGCTTCGCCGGCCGTGAGGCCGTGCGCGCCATCGACCGGCTGGAGGCCGCCGGTTATGCTTGGCGCGCCGACAGTCTTTACCGCTCGCTGGCCGACCAGCTGGACAGCCCCGGCGAACTTGCCATTCTGGCCGCCAGGGCGGAAGGCAACGGCAATCATCAGGTTTCGCTGCAGATCGGCAAGACGGCCTTCAGCCGCGGCATCGATGCGGCAGCGCTCGCCTATCCGCTCGGCGTCATTCCCGCCAGCGCCAATATAGCCGGCTCCGGCAAGGCGCTTGCCTATGCCATCGCCCGGCAGGAGAGCGCCTTTAACCCGGCCGCGGTCTCCGCCGCCAATGCCCGTGGGCTGCTGCAATTGTTGCCGGGAACCGCCAAGGGCGTGGCCGGACGTCACGGCCTGCCCTATACGCAGGCGATGCTGACCAGCGACGCGGGTTACAACGCCACGCTCGGCGCTCACTATCTCGGCGAGCAGATCGACAGCTTCGGCGGTTCCTATATCCTCACCTTCATCGCTTATAATGCCGGTCCAAAACGCGTGCCGGAATGGATTGCCCGCTACGGAGATCCGCGCGGCAAGCCTATCGATGAGGTGGTGGACTGGATCGAGCGCATCCCCTTCCCCGAAACGCGCAATTATGTGCAGCGGGTGATGGAGAATTATCAGGTCTACAAGACCCGGCTTGGGCAACAGGCCGATATTGTCGATGACCTGCGCCATGGCCGTGCGGGGTAA
- the dapA gene encoding 4-hydroxy-tetrahydrodipicolinate synthase: protein MFKGSIPALITPFTDNGAVDEQAFAAHVEWQIAEGSKGLVPVGTTGESPTLSHDEHKRVVELCIEVAAKRVPVIAGAGSNNTDEAIELALHAQEAGADALLVVTPYYNKPTQKGLFAHFSAVAEAVKLPIVIYNIPPRSVVDMSPETMGALVKAHKNIVGVKDATGKLDRVSEQRISCGKDFIQLSGEDGTALGFNAHGGVGCISVTANVAPRLCSEFQAAMLAGDYAKALEYQDRLMPLHKAIFMEPGVCGTKYALSKTRGGNRRVRSPLMSTLEPATEAAIDAALKHAGLMN from the coding sequence ATGTTCAAGGGATCAATTCCCGCCCTCATTACTCCGTTCACGGACAATGGTGCCGTGGACGAACAGGCCTTTGCCGCCCATGTGGAATGGCAGATCGCCGAAGGCAGCAAGGGCCTTGTGCCCGTGGGTACGACGGGGGAATCCCCGACGCTTTCCCACGATGAGCACAAACGGGTCGTTGAACTGTGCATCGAGGTTGCGGCGAAACGGGTTCCGGTCATTGCGGGTGCAGGCTCCAACAATACCGATGAAGCGATAGAGCTTGCGCTGCACGCGCAGGAAGCCGGCGCGGATGCACTGCTGGTGGTCACCCCCTATTACAACAAGCCGACGCAGAAGGGCCTGTTCGCCCATTTCTCGGCTGTTGCCGAAGCGGTGAAATTGCCGATCGTCATCTACAATATCCCGCCGCGCTCGGTGGTGGATATGTCGCCGGAAACCATGGGTGCGCTCGTCAAGGCGCACAAGAACATCGTCGGCGTCAAGGATGCGACGGGCAAGCTCGACCGCGTTTCCGAACAGCGCATTTCCTGCGGCAAGGATTTCATCCAGCTCTCGGGCGAAGATGGTACGGCGCTCGGCTTCAACGCCCATGGCGGTGTCGGCTGCATCTCGGTCACTGCCAATGTTGCGCCGCGCCTCTGTTCGGAATTCCAGGCGGCAATGCTTGCGGGTGATTACGCCAAGGCTCTCGAGTATCAGGACCGCCTGATGCCGCTGCATAAGGCGATCTTCATGGAGCCCGGCGTCTGCGGCACGAAATATGCGCTGTCGAAGACACGTGGCGGCAACCGCCGGGTCCGCTCGCCTTTGATGAGCACGCTGGAGCCGGCGACCGAAGCGGCGATTGACGCGGCGTTGAAACATGCCGGCCTGATGAACTGA
- the smpB gene encoding SsrA-binding protein SmpB — protein MAPKGSQRVVNKIVAENRKARFNYEIIDTYEAGLVLTGTEVKSLREGKANIAESYASDEGDEIWLINSHLPEYLQANRFNHEPRRRRKLLLSKREISRLRAGINRDGMTLVPLKVYFNEKGRAKLELALAKGKKLHDKRETEKERDWNRQKSRLLKGNNA, from the coding sequence ATGGCCCCCAAAGGCAGCCAGCGCGTGGTGAACAAGATCGTTGCGGAAAACCGCAAGGCTCGCTTCAACTACGAAATCATCGACACCTATGAGGCAGGCCTCGTGCTGACCGGCACCGAGGTCAAGTCGCTGCGCGAAGGCAAGGCGAATATTGCCGAATCCTATGCTTCGGATGAGGGTGATGAAATCTGGCTGATCAATTCCCACCTGCCGGAATATCTGCAGGCCAACCGGTTCAACCACGAGCCGCGCCGCCGCCGCAAGCTGCTTTTGAGCAAACGCGAGATCAGCCGCCTGCGGGCCGGCATCAACCGCGATGGCATGACGCTGGTGCCGCTGAAGGTCTATTTCAACGAAAAGGGCCGCGCGAAGCTGGAACTGGCGCTCGCCAAGGGCAAGAAGCTGCACGACAAGCGCGAGACGGAAAAGGAACGCGACTGGAACCGGCAGAAGTCGCGGCTGCTGAAGGGTAACAACGCCTGA
- a CDS encoding methyl-accepting chemotaxis protein — MHGQAKTNQQLDERLNFLGLGHEQRQNLSDMKGVITGSLDASLDRFYAKVRSVPETAKFFSSDAHIHHAKSMQLKHWARIASGTFNVDYTDAVTAIGRTHARLGLEPRWYIGGYALMLDGIVKAVIGSELKGLFMEKKARKLKDGLSATIKAALLDMDYSISVYLDVLAAERLKVEAEQAQMKKEQEHVLELLNNALNKLANGDLTSSITEKTAPQFEGLIANFNAAVGNLSGAFGQIVEEANKISGNTRELTSATDDMARRTEQQAAALEETAAAVEEITTISKLSAQRSEEAKAIVESSAVEAARSRDVVTEAVKAMGAIEESSQKITQIISVIDEISFQTNLLALNAGVEAARAGEAGKGFAVVAQEVRELAQRSATAAKEIKTLISKSSEDVMQGVSLVNKTGESLNTIGNKVDHIQEHIASLTKAAQEQSVGIQEISAAINSMDNLTQKNAAMVEETNAATHNLSDVSANLAALVSRFSVSASKAYVERTYRAA, encoded by the coding sequence ATGCATGGCCAAGCGAAAACCAATCAACAACTCGATGAACGACTGAATTTTCTGGGGCTTGGGCACGAGCAGCGGCAAAATCTTTCGGACATGAAGGGTGTCATCACCGGTTCTCTCGACGCCTCTCTCGACCGGTTTTATGCGAAGGTTCGCTCGGTGCCGGAAACCGCGAAGTTCTTCTCCAGTGACGCGCATATTCACCATGCCAAGAGCATGCAGCTGAAACATTGGGCGAGGATCGCCTCCGGCACGTTCAACGTGGACTATACCGACGCCGTCACTGCCATTGGCCGCACCCATGCGAGGCTTGGCCTGGAGCCGCGCTGGTATATTGGCGGTTATGCGCTGATGCTTGATGGCATCGTCAAGGCGGTGATCGGTTCCGAATTGAAGGGCCTTTTCATGGAGAAGAAGGCCAGGAAGCTGAAGGATGGGCTGTCCGCAACCATCAAGGCCGCCCTTCTGGACATGGATTATTCGATCTCCGTCTATCTCGACGTGCTGGCCGCCGAGCGGCTGAAGGTGGAGGCTGAGCAGGCGCAGATGAAGAAGGAACAGGAGCACGTTCTCGAACTGCTCAACAATGCGCTGAACAAGCTGGCCAATGGCGACCTCACCTCCAGCATCACCGAAAAGACCGCGCCGCAATTTGAAGGGCTGATCGCCAATTTCAACGCTGCGGTCGGCAATCTCTCCGGCGCCTTTGGGCAGATCGTCGAAGAGGCCAACAAGATTTCCGGCAACACCCGCGAGTTGACCTCTGCGACTGACGACATGGCCCGCAGGACCGAACAGCAGGCCGCCGCCCTCGAGGAAACCGCCGCCGCCGTCGAGGAAATCACCACCATTTCCAAACTCTCGGCGCAGCGCTCCGAAGAGGCCAAGGCCATCGTCGAAAGCTCGGCCGTTGAGGCGGCGCGCTCCCGCGATGTGGTGACGGAGGCCGTCAAGGCGATGGGCGCCATCGAGGAATCGTCGCAGAAGATCACCCAGATCATCTCCGTCATCGACGAGATTTCGTTCCAGACCAATCTTCTGGCGCTGAATGCCGGCGTAGAAGCAGCACGCGCCGGTGAGGCCGGCAAGGGTTTTGCCGTCGTCGCCCAGGAAGTGCGGGAACTGGCGCAACGCTCGGCCACCGCCGCCAAGGAAATCAAGACGCTGATCTCCAAATCTTCCGAGGATGTGATGCAGGGTGTCTCGCTGGTCAACAAGACGGGCGAATCCCTGAATACGATCGGCAACAAGGTGGATCACATTCAGGAACATATCGCCTCGCTGACCAAGGCGGCGCAGGAACAGTCCGTCGGCATTCAGGAAATCAGCGCCGCGATCAACAGCATGGACAATCTGACCCAGAAGAATGCGGCCATGGTGGAAGAAACCAATGCGGCCACGCATAATCTGAGCGATGTCAGCGCCAATCTCGCAGCGCTTGTCAGCAGGTTCAGTGTCTCGGCTTCGAAGGCCTATGTAGAGCGGACTTATCGGGCTGCTTGA
- a CDS encoding NYN domain-containing protein, which yields MFDPREKIALFIDGANLYAASKSLGFDIDYRKLLKAFQKRGYLLRAYYYTALIEDQEYSSIRPLIDWLDYNGYKVVTKPAKEFTDALGRRKIKGNMDIELAVDAMEQSETVDHLVLFSGDGDFTTLVDALQRKGRKVSVVSTMATQPAMIADDLRRQADHFIDLMTLKAEIGRDPNERPARHVESPETI from the coding sequence ATGTTCGATCCACGGGAGAAAATTGCGCTCTTCATAGATGGAGCCAATCTTTATGCAGCATCGAAAAGCCTGGGATTCGATATCGACTACCGCAAGCTCCTTAAGGCGTTTCAGAAGCGTGGATACCTGCTGCGTGCCTATTATTACACCGCATTGATCGAGGATCAGGAATATTCCTCGATCCGCCCGCTGATCGACTGGCTGGATTATAACGGCTACAAGGTCGTGACGAAGCCGGCGAAGGAATTCACCGACGCGCTCGGCCGCCGCAAGATCAAGGGCAACATGGATATCGAACTTGCTGTCGATGCCATGGAACAGTCCGAGACGGTCGATCACCTCGTCCTGTTCTCCGGCGACGGCGATTTCACCACGCTGGTGGACGCGCTGCAGCGCAAGGGCCGCAAGGTGTCCGTGGTTTCCACCATGGCGACGCAGCCCGCAATGATTGCAGACGATCTGCGCCGGCAGGCCGATCACTTCATCGATCTGATGACGCTGAAGGCAGAGATCGGGCGCGACCCGAATGAGCGCCCTGCCCGGCATGTCGAAAGCCCTGAGACGATCTGA
- the rpoZ gene encoding DNA-directed RNA polymerase subunit omega, whose amino-acid sequence MARVTVEDCIDKVDNRFELVLLASHRARQISQGSSITVDRDNDKNPVVALREIADETLSPDDLKEDLIHSLQKHVEVDEPEPDPVTLAASTGADGEDDDQPETVTFDQMSEEELLAGIEGLVPPEKNDDY is encoded by the coding sequence ATGGCCCGCGTCACAGTTGAAGATTGCATTGATAAAGTAGACAACCGTTTCGAACTGGTGCTTCTCGCCAGCCACCGTGCGCGCCAGATTTCTCAAGGGTCTTCCATCACGGTTGACCGCGACAACGACAAGAACCCGGTTGTGGCGCTGCGCGAAATCGCCGATGAAACCCTGTCGCCTGACGACCTGAAGGAAGACCTCATCCATTCGCTGCAGAAGCATGTTGAAGTGGACGAGCCTGAGCCCGATCCGGTCACGCTTGCCGCCTCCACTGGCGCCGATGGCGAAGACGACGACCAGCCGGAAACGGTTACTTTCGACCAGATGTCGGAAGAAGAACTGCTGGCCGGTATCGAAGGCCTTGTGCCACCGGAAAAAAATGACGACTATTGA
- a CDS encoding RelA/SpoT family protein yields MMRQYELVERVQKYKPDANEALLNKAYVYAMQKHGQQKRANGDPYISHPLEVAAILTEMHLDESTIAVALLHDTIEDTTATRAEIDELFGEDIGRLVEGLTKLKKLDLVTRKAKQAENLRKLLLAISDDVRVLLVKLADRLHNMRTMEYMPADKRSRISEETMEIYAPLAGRMGMQDMRDELEDLSFRYLNPEAYETVTNRLQELETRNEGLIKKIEDELRELLVANGLIGAGVKGRQKKPYSVFRKMQSKSLSFEQLSDVYGFRLLVDDIPSCYRALGIVHTRWRVVPGRFKDYISTPKQNDYRSIHTTIVGPSRQRIELQIRTKRMHEIAEFGIAAHALYKDGENGEGDLLSPESNAYSWLRHTIESLAEGDSPEEFLEHTKLELFQDQVFCFTPKGKLIALPRGATPIDFAYAVHTNIGDTTVGAKINGRIMPLVTRLNNGDEVEIIRSGVQVPPAAWEEVVVTGKARSAIRRATRMAIRKQYSGLGYRILERTFERAGKAFSREALKPVLHRLAQKDVEDAIAAVGRGEVSSLDVLRAVYPDYQDERVTVKMTGDDGWFNMRSASGMVFKIPGKSRSVLEDDGAAEMLDGPDPLPIRGLSGNVDVHFGAAGAVPGDRIVGIMEKGKGITIYPIQAPALQRFDDEPERWIDVRWDLDEANKSRFMARVMINALNEPGTLASVAQSIATLDVNIRGLNMVRIGTDFSELALDVEVWDLRQLNQLLSQLKDLDCVSTVARAFD; encoded by the coding sequence ATGATGCGGCAATACGAACTCGTCGAGCGGGTTCAAAAATATAAACCGGATGCGAATGAGGCCCTGCTGAACAAGGCCTATGTTTATGCCATGCAGAAACATGGCCAGCAAAAGCGGGCCAATGGCGACCCCTATATCTCGCATCCGCTGGAAGTTGCCGCCATCCTCACTGAAATGCATCTCGACGAATCGACCATCGCGGTGGCGTTGCTGCACGATACGATCGAGGATACCACCGCCACCCGCGCCGAAATCGATGAGCTGTTCGGGGAAGACATCGGCCGGCTGGTGGAAGGGCTGACCAAGCTCAAGAAACTCGATCTCGTTACCCGCAAGGCCAAGCAGGCTGAAAACCTGCGCAAGCTGCTGCTTGCCATTTCCGACGACGTGCGTGTTCTCCTGGTCAAGCTCGCCGACCGCCTGCACAATATGCGGACCATGGAATATATGCCGGCCGACAAGCGCAGCCGCATTTCCGAGGAAACCATGGAAATCTATGCGCCGCTCGCCGGCCGCATGGGCATGCAGGATATGCGCGATGAGCTGGAGGACCTGTCCTTCCGGTATCTCAACCCGGAAGCCTATGAGACGGTGACCAATCGTCTGCAGGAACTGGAAACCCGCAATGAAGGCCTCATCAAGAAGATCGAGGACGAATTGCGTGAGCTTCTGGTGGCCAATGGCCTCATTGGGGCGGGCGTCAAGGGACGTCAGAAAAAACCCTATTCGGTGTTCCGCAAAATGCAGTCGAAGTCGCTCTCCTTCGAGCAGCTTTCCGATGTTTATGGCTTCCGCCTTCTGGTGGATGATATTCCCTCCTGCTACCGGGCGCTTGGCATCGTGCATACCCGCTGGCGCGTGGTGCCCGGCCGCTTCAAGGACTACATCTCCACGCCGAAGCAGAACGATTATCGCTCCATCCACACCACCATCGTTGGCCCCTCGCGCCAGCGTATCGAACTGCAGATCCGCACCAAGCGCATGCATGAGATCGCCGAATTCGGCATCGCCGCGCATGCGCTTTATAAGGATGGTGAAAACGGGGAGGGCGATCTGCTCTCGCCGGAATCGAACGCTTATTCCTGGCTGCGCCACACCATCGAATCGCTGGCCGAAGGCGACAGCCCGGAAGAATTCCTCGAACATACCAAGCTCGAACTCTTCCAGGACCAGGTGTTCTGCTTCACGCCGAAGGGCAAGCTGATTGCACTGCCGCGCGGCGCGACGCCCATCGATTTCGCCTATGCCGTTCACACCAATATCGGTGACACCACCGTTGGCGCGAAGATCAACGGCCGGATCATGCCGCTCGTCACCCGCCTGAACAACGGCGACGAGGTGGAGATCATCCGCTCCGGCGTACAGGTGCCGCCTGCCGCATGGGAAGAGGTGGTGGTGACGGGCAAAGCCCGCTCGGCCATTCGCCGCGCCACCCGCATGGCCATTCGCAAGCAATATTCCGGCCTCGGTTATCGTATTCTCGAGCGCACCTTCGAGCGCGCCGGCAAGGCCTTCTCGCGGGAAGCTCTGAAGCCCGTGCTGCATCGCCTGGCGCAGAAGGATGTGGAAGACGCCATCGCCGCCGTCGGGCGCGGTGAGGTTTCCTCGCTCGATGTGCTGCGCGCGGTCTATCCGGATTATCAGGATGAGCGCGTCACGGTGAAGATGACCGGCGATGATGGCTGGTTCAACATGCGCAGCGCCTCCGGCATGGTCTTCAAGATCCCCGGCAAGTCGCGCTCGGTTCTCGAGGATGACGGTGCGGCCGAGATGCTGGATGGGCCGGACCCGCTGCCCATCCGTGGCCTTTCCGGCAATGTCGACGTGCATTTTGGTGCGGCCGGCGCCGTTCCGGGAGACCGCATCGTCGGCATCATGGAAAAAGGCAAGGGCATCACCATCTATCCGATCCAGGCACCGGCGCTGCAACGCTTCGACGATGAGCCGGAGCGCTGGATCGATGTGCGCTGGGACCTCGATGAGGCGAACAAGTCGCGTTTCATGGCGCGGGTGATGATCAATGCGCTGAACGAGCCGGGCACGCTCGCCTCGGTGGCGCAATCGATCGCGACGCTGGATGTCAATATTCGCGGGCTGAACATGGTCCGCATCGGTACTGACTTCTCCGAACTGGCGTTGGATGTCGAAGTCTGGGATTTGCGGCAGCTGAACCAGCTTCTGTCGCAGCTGAAAGATCTCGACTGCGTATCAACAGTGGCGCGTGCCTTCGATTGA
- a CDS encoding DUF2062 domain-containing protein: MPFRRREPVGFSEKIRDLFWPRTGFSRSLRYMKLRLLRLSASPHSVAAGVALGIGVAWTPFLGIHIIIAMALGFLMRVNLVAAALGTTFANPLTFPFIWASTWELGHFILGRQSAESAAHVDFVALFSHLEFRQIWTPVLEPMTVGALFPAVISAVIAYVVVYGLISGFQRRKMENLAHRAANKNASLEMLK; encoded by the coding sequence ATGCCGTTTCGCCGCCGTGAACCCGTTGGTTTTTCAGAGAAGATTCGCGACCTCTTCTGGCCGCGCACGGGTTTTTCCCGTTCGCTGCGCTATATGAAGCTGCGTCTGCTCAGGCTTTCCGCCTCTCCACATTCGGTTGCTGCCGGCGTCGCCCTCGGTATCGGCGTGGCTTGGACGCCGTTTCTCGGCATTCATATCATCATCGCCATGGCGCTCGGTTTCCTCATGCGCGTCAATCTTGTTGCCGCAGCGCTCGGCACGACCTTCGCCAATCCACTGACATTTCCGTTTATATGGGCATCCACCTGGGAACTGGGGCATTTCATCCTCGGCCGCCAGAGCGCGGAAAGCGCTGCGCATGTGGATTTCGTTGCGCTGTTCAGCCATCTCGAATTCCGGCAGATATGGACACCCGTGCTGGAACCCATGACGGTCGGCGCGCTGTTTCCGGCTGTCATCAGCGCAGTCATCGCTTATGTCGTCGTTTACGGCCTCATCAGCGGCTTCCAGCGGCGCAAGATGGAAAATCTTGCACACCGCGCCGCCAATAAGAACGCTTCTCTGGAGATGTTGAAATGA